Proteins encoded by one window of Pecten maximus chromosome 15, xPecMax1.1, whole genome shotgun sequence:
- the LOC117344352 gene encoding basic helix-loop-helix transcription factor scleraxis-like: MRKAMKVSSQYCSSNKQKSENEDSIHYSDGSDSIGSTEECITTGKGNKKSTNKKCRIVTPDDGELDLNQTDFLFESQPKQRLAANARERDRTHSVNTAFVTLRTLIPTEPADRKLSKIETLRLATSYIAHLNTVLMVGSECIDQPCVKHQAMLRGGLDNIPKPVCTFCLSASRTRTMKPESCMYKDVRPGMQVRR, from the coding sequence ATGAGAAAGGCTATGAAAGTATCCAGTCAGTACTGTAGTAGCAATAAGCAAAAAAGTGAAAACGAGGACAGCATTCATTACTCAGACGGCAGTGACAGCATAGGATCGACAGAGGAGTGTATTACAACCGGAAAAGGGAACAAGAAGTCTACTAATAAAAAGTGTCGGATCGTAACTCCGGACGACGGGGAGTTGGATCTAAACCAAACCGATTTTTTATTCGAATCCCAACCGAAACAAAGGCTGGCGGCCAATGCACGGGAGCGGGATCGAACCCATAGCGTCAACACGGCTTTCGTGACGCTTCGGACTTTGATCCCGACGGAACCTGCTGACCGGAAGTTGTCCAAAATTGAAACTTTGAGATTAGCGACGAGCTACATCGCTCACCTGAACACTGTATTAATGGTGGGGTCTGAGTGTATTGACCAACCTTGTGTAAAACACCAAGCGATGTTACGTGGGGGACTGGACAATATACCTAAACCCGTATGTACTTTCTGTCTCAGCGCGTCCAGGACTCGAACG